A part of Eubacterium sp. AB3007 genomic DNA contains:
- a CDS encoding MerR family transcriptional regulator, with translation MEKKKDYFTIGEFGALFDVSKQTLQFYDKNGVFQPEYRAENGYRYYAFTQIETFEVLLMLRELDVPLKEIREHLKTPTPERFLALLDRQKAELENRMKKLEHTLEYIDYKRKVTEEGIHAPLRKVVFEQLRDEYLITTDYSGEDDARSIQTAVAKHFRFCREIGLTEQKAIGAIIPVDSVTEDSYHYSKFYTLVDPNEVAPTAGTEPIVDSGGSYIAVYDNKGYENICELCHLLLDYAKKNHLWLDDSFYEDVILDDFSVPGYYNYLVKVSIRVR, from the coding sequence ATGGAAAAGAAAAAAGACTATTTCACTATCGGCGAGTTCGGCGCACTGTTCGATGTCAGCAAACAGACCCTTCAGTTCTACGACAAGAACGGCGTTTTTCAACCGGAATACCGGGCCGAGAACGGTTATCGTTATTATGCCTTCACACAGATCGAGACGTTCGAGGTATTGCTGATGCTCCGAGAACTTGACGTCCCCCTGAAAGAGATCCGAGAGCACCTGAAGACCCCGACCCCGGAGAGGTTCCTGGCCCTGCTGGACCGCCAGAAGGCAGAACTGGAAAACAGGATGAAGAAACTGGAGCACACCCTGGAATACATCGACTACAAGCGCAAGGTTACCGAAGAAGGCATCCATGCTCCCCTTCGCAAGGTGGTGTTTGAACAGCTTCGCGACGAATATCTGATCACCACCGACTATAGCGGTGAAGACGACGCCCGAAGCATACAAACGGCCGTGGCGAAGCACTTCCGCTTCTGTCGGGAGATTGGTCTTACCGAGCAAAAAGCTATTGGCGCCATTATCCCGGTAGACAGCGTCACCGAGGACAGCTACCATTACAGCAAGTTCTACACACTGGTTGACCCCAATGAAGTCGCCCCCACTGCCGGCACCGAACCCATCGTGGACAGTGGCGGCAGCTATATTGCCGTCTACGACAACAAGGGATATGAAAACATCTGCGAGCTTTGTCACCTTCTCCTGGACTATGCAAAAAAGAACCACCTCTGGCTAGATGATTCTTTCTATGAGGATGTGATCCTGGACGATTTCTCCGTACCAGGCTATTACAATTATCTTGTGAAGGTAAGTATCCGAGTGCGTTGA
- the prmA gene encoding 50S ribosomal protein L11 methyltransferase, protein MKYYQIDIETTEAGIEAIVAKLMAAGIENTVVADPKDVAELMEKKESYAWDYVDDEVAARMEEAPVVTVYAYEEAERIAAEEAVATLKEEAAAGIFGNGVDLGPLEPVVTEHDDSEWQDKWKEYFKPFRVSRHIIIKPSWEEVEAGPQDSVLEIDPGMAFGTGTHETTSMCIEMMEDYQKVGDRVLDAGCGSGILSIAAAFLGAGQVLGVDIDHDAVGVARENIRLNHVEDVASADYGDVTEGIDYQADLVVANLMAELLCLVTPGIYRHLEPGGTYISSGILLEKEEMVATAIREAGFDLCEIRRKGEWCCIAARKPEGAQA, encoded by the coding sequence TTGAAGTATTATCAGATCGATATAGAAACAACAGAAGCGGGGATCGAGGCTATCGTGGCCAAGCTGATGGCCGCCGGCATTGAGAACACAGTCGTGGCCGATCCCAAGGATGTGGCAGAACTGATGGAGAAGAAGGAGTCCTATGCCTGGGATTATGTAGACGATGAAGTGGCTGCGCGCATGGAGGAAGCGCCTGTGGTGACCGTATATGCCTATGAGGAGGCAGAGCGGATCGCGGCGGAGGAGGCTGTCGCCACGTTGAAGGAAGAGGCGGCTGCGGGGATCTTTGGCAACGGTGTCGACCTGGGGCCCCTGGAGCCTGTGGTTACGGAGCACGATGACAGTGAGTGGCAGGACAAGTGGAAGGAATATTTCAAGCCCTTCCGTGTGTCCAGGCACATCATCATCAAACCCAGCTGGGAGGAGGTCGAGGCCGGACCACAGGACAGTGTCCTGGAGATTGATCCGGGAATGGCCTTCGGTACAGGTACCCACGAGACTACCTCCATGTGTATTGAGATGATGGAGGATTACCAGAAAGTCGGGGACCGGGTGCTGGACGCAGGCTGTGGCTCTGGCATACTGAGTATTGCTGCCGCCTTTCTGGGCGCGGGGCAGGTACTTGGGGTGGACATCGATCATGATGCTGTAGGCGTCGCTCGGGAGAACATCCGGTTGAACCACGTAGAGGATGTAGCCAGCGCGGATTACGGAGATGTAACGGAGGGAATCGACTACCAGGCGGATCTGGTGGTGGCCAACCTGATGGCAGAACTGCTTTGTCTGGTCACACCGGGGATCTACCGCCATCTGGAACCAGGAGGTACCTATATCTCCTCCGGTATTCTTCTGGAGAAGGAAGAGATGGTCGCCACCGCCATCCGGGAAGCTGGATTCGACCTCTGCGAGATCCGCCGCAAGGGTGAATGGTGCTGCATCGCTGCCAGAAAACCAGAGGGAGCGCAGGCATGA